GTTACTATTCGTTTAAAATAATTGAATCAAAAGTTATATCCTCTCTTGAAAATTTTTATATTATTACGTTAATTGTATTAAATATACAGTTCACATGAGATTATAAAAGTTAAAGAGAGGATAATATTGTGGAAAAAATTCAAGCGGCTGAAGCCTTAGTAAACGTTTTGACTGACTGGGGAGTTGACCACATTTATGGTATCCCAGGAAGCTCAACTAATTCATTAATGAAAGCGTTGAAAAAGAACGAAGATAAAATTAAATACATCCAAGTGAGACATGAAGAAGGTGGTGCATTGGCAGCGTCTGTTGATGCCAAGCTTACAGGTAAAATTGGAGTCTGTTTCGGTTCTGGTGGACCTGGTCATACTCATTTAATTAACGGTATGTACGATGCTAAGTTCGATAAAATCCCAATGTTAGTTATAGCAGCCTCGACTCACTCCAAAAATTTAACAGCAGATTATTTCCAAGAGATGGATCCGATACCTCTTTATACAGACGTATCAGTGTATAACAAGATGGTGCTTAACCCTATTGAGTTACCTCGTGTTATCGACCAAGCTATTCGTACTGCGTATAGAGATAGGGGTGTTGCAGTTGTGCATGTGCCAGTTGATATTGGTTATGCAGAGATTGAAAATACTTATACCTCAAGTGCGAATGCCTTTGAGCCAACTCTTCCCCAACATAGACAAGAGGATATTCACAAGGCATTAGAATTAATCAAAGAAGCTAAGCGACCAGTCTTATTTGCAGGTCGTGGAACTCATCATGCAAGAGAAGAGCTGAAGGCTTTTTCTGAGAAATTCAAGCTACCAGTAATCCTTACATTTTTGGGCAAAGGTGCTATGGATGATGCTCATCCAAACTTAATGGGACAGCTGGGAAGATTAGGATCCAAACCTTCAATGGAAGCAGTGGAGAAAACAGATTTGCTCATCATGATTGGTGCCGAGTATCCGTTCGGCCGCGATTATTTCGACCAGAGCGTGAAGTCAATTCAAGTCAACATAGATCCAGTTTCACTTGGCAAAAGACTACCATCAACTCTAGGTATTATGGGAGACTCCAAGGCTGTCATGAGAGACCTAGTTGAGCTAGGTGAGGAAATGCCTGAGACTAATTGGCTAAAAGCTAACCAAATTAATCGAGTAAATTGGCTAAACTGGATTCATACTCTAGAGGATAGCAATGAATATCCAATGCGCCCTGAACCTATTATGAAGGCCTTAAACCTACTAGCTGATGATGA
Above is a window of Fastidiosipila sanguinis DNA encoding:
- the spxB gene encoding pyruvate oxidase; the encoded protein is MEKIQAAEALVNVLTDWGVDHIYGIPGSSTNSLMKALKKNEDKIKYIQVRHEEGGALAASVDAKLTGKIGVCFGSGGPGHTHLINGMYDAKFDKIPMLVIAASTHSKNLTADYFQEMDPIPLYTDVSVYNKMVLNPIELPRVIDQAIRTAYRDRGVAVVHVPVDIGYAEIENTYTSSANAFEPTLPQHRQEDIHKALELIKEAKRPVLFAGRGTHHAREELKAFSEKFKLPVILTFLGKGAMDDAHPNLMGQLGRLGSKPSMEAVEKTDLLIMIGAEYPFGRDYFDQSVKSIQVNIDPVSLGKRLPSTLGIMGDSKAVMRDLVELGEEMPETNWLKANQINRVNWLNWIHTLEDSNEYPMRPEPIMKALNLLADDDAIFIIDVGNNVILSSRELMFTGKQKHTTSGTFATMGIGLPGGIAAKLSYPEREVFTLSGDGAMAMMMQELITQVKYKLPVINLVMANDSYGFIQVAQETENNETFGVDLLEVDYAKFAEAMGAKGYTARTYEEVYAAIEDSKKQDLPTVIDIKIANITHLPGHKLVLDSENFSEESIEEFIAKFNVKEMPVLREILDSLED